The genomic region TGCTGCCCTTCCGCTCCGGCTTCCACACCCCCATGCTCGCCCCCTACCTGGACCCGATCCGGGAGGCCGCGGCCGGGTTCCGGCTGCACGAGCCGAGCATCCCGATGTGGTCGGCCACCACCGCCGCGCCCTTCCCCGAAGGCGAGCAGGCCAAACGAGAGCTGTTCATCCGGCACCTGCTGGAACCGGTCCGGTTCCGCCCGCTGGTGCAGGCCATGCACGCCGCGGGAGTCCGGGCCTTCATCCAGGTCGGCACCGGCGCGCTGAGCACCCTGGTCTCGGACTGCCTTGCCGGGCAGGAACACCTGTCCATCTCGGCGAACAGCCCCAAGGTCAGCGGCCTGGGCCAGCTGCGCCGGGTGCTCACCGGACTGTGGGCCGAAGGCGCGCCCACCCACCCCGACCGGCTCGACCCGGCCCCGCGGAAAACCCGCGCCGGCAAGGAGATCCCGCTGGACCTGTCCGCGACCACGGTCCGGCTCGGCGGCGACCTGCCCGGCGCGATCAAGGCCGCGGTCGCCCCGGCCCGCCCGCCCGCGCCGGTGGGCGACCTCGGCGGGGCCTTCGCCGAACTGGACCGGCTGGCCGCCCAGTTCCCGCTGGCAGGCGAACTCGGCGGCCTGCTCAGGGACACCGCCGACACCGCGACCGCCGTGCTGGGCGCAGTGGGTAGCGCGCCGGTCGCCAGGGTCGCCGCGCCCGCACCGCCGCAGCCGCTGCGGACCACGCTGCACGTCTCCACCGAGACCATGCCCTACCTGCGCGACCACAGCTTCTACCGCACCCCGGCCGACTGGCCCGACGACACCGACCGCTTCCCGGTGGTCCCGGCCACCACGATGATCAAGCACATGATGGACGCCGCCGAAGCGGCCGCGCCCGGCCAGCGCGCGGTCACCGTGCACAACGTGCGGCTGTTCCGCTGGCTGGTGGTGGCGCCGCCGACGCAGGTCGAGATCACGGTCACCCCGATGTCCGCCAACCGGGTCAAGGTGACCCTCGGCCAGAACGCCGAGGCCGAGGTCGCGCTCGCCCCCGCCTACCCGGCCGCCGACCTGCCGGTGTGGACCTTCGCCGAACGCGAGTGGGCGCCGAAGATCACCGCACGGCAGCTCTACGACGAGCGGTTCATGTTCCACGGCCCGCTCTACCAAGGCGTCACCGCGCTGGAGGGCATCGGCGAGCACCACATCCGCGGTGAGGTCACCGTGCCCGGCGGGCCGGGCGCGCTGCTGGACAACGTCGGCCAGGTCTTCGGGTACTGGATCATGGAGAACGTCACCGACAAGCGCGTGGTGTTCCCGATGTCCATGGACCGCATCCGTTTCTTCGGCCCCGAGCCCGAACCCGGCGCGCGGCTGGACTGCCTGGTGCGGATCACCGAGCTCACCGACACCGTCTTCGGCGGCGCCATGCAGCTGGTGCACGAGGGCCGGGTGTGGTGCGAGATCGACGCCTGGCTGGACCGGCGCTTCGCCAGCAACGAGAACACCAAGAAGGTCGAGCGCTTCCCCGAGCACAACCGGCTCTCCGAACGCCGCGACGCCGGTTTCCTGGTGGTGTGGGAACGCTGGCCCGATGTCGCCTCCCGCGACCTGATGATGCGCATCTACCTCAACGCCGCCGAACGCGCCGAGTACGAGGCCACCTCGCCGAGGGTGCGGCGGCGGTGGCTGCTCGGGCGGATGGCGGTCAAGGACGCGGTGCGCCAGCACCTGTGGGACGGCGGCGCCGGACCGATGTTCCCGGTGGAGCTGACCGTCACCGGGGAGGCCACGGTCGCGGGCCGCAACCCGTTGCCGCCGTTGACCGTCTGCACCGCGCAGCAGGACGGCGTCGGCGTGGCCTTCGCCCGCGACGGCCAGGTGCCCACCGGCATCGACATCCGCGCGGTCGAGGACAGTCCCGACAACACCGCCTTCGCCGCCGCGCTGACCGCGGCCGCGCGGGCCCACGGCGGCCAGGCCGCCGAGTACGAGGTGGTCGGCGCGGAGGGTGACACGCTCACCGTCCGCGGCGCCACCGGCAGCACGACCCCGGTGACGTGGACCGTCATCACCGACCCTGACGGTGAGATCGCAGGCGAGTACGTGGTCGCCTGGACCAAGGAATAGGAGATATTCGGTGGAAATCACGGAAGCGCCCCTGTCGCTCGTCCGGATGACGCCCGAGGCCGTGCTGTCCGACATCACGGTGATGTTGCACAAAGTCCTTGGCGAGTACGGTTTTGACGAGGTGGAGGTCCGGATGGAGTCGACCTTCCACGACGACCTGGAGCTGGAGAGCATCGACCTGGTCGCGCTCGCCGCCGAGCTGCAGGAGCGCTACGGCTCCCGGGTCAACTTCGCCGAGTTCATCGCCGAGCTCGAGCTCGAGGAGATCATCGCGCTGACCGTTGGCCAGCTCGTCGACTACGTGGTCGGCGCGCTGGACGGGGGGAACTGACCTTGGCGGTCGTGCAGGCCAACGGCATCCGCATGCACGTGCAGCGGATGGCGGCCAAGAACACCACGGTGGCAGAGCCGCCGACCGTGGTGTTCGTCCACGGCCTGGGCACCGACAGCCTGGCCAGCTTCTACTTCACCCTCGCCGGGCCGGTGGCCGCGGCGGGACACCAGGTGGTGGCCTACGACCTGCGCGGCCACGGCCGCAGCGAGCGCGCCGAGCACGGCTACCGGGTCTCCGACGCGGTGGCCGACCTGGCCGCGCTGCTGGACGAGCTGGAGATCACCGGGCCGGTGCACCTGGTCGGCAACTCCTACGGCGGCACGGTGTCCTTCAGCTTCGCCGCCACCCACCCCGCCCGGGTGGCCAGCATCCTGGTGATCGAGTCCGAGCCGACCAGCCAGGCCTGGTCGGTGAAGATGGCCGAGACGCTGGGCCGGGCACGCGAACAGCTGCAACAGGCCGAAGCGCTGGAGTGGATCACCGAGAACCGGGGCGGGCACACCTCCAAGCTGGCCAAGGCCGCCGGGCGGATGCTGCACGCCACCGCGATCGCCGACGAGCTGCCCACCGGGCCGGTGCTCACCGCCGAGCAGGTCGCCGGCATCACCGCGCCGGTGCTCGCGGTGTACGGCAGCGAGTCCGACCTGGCCGAGCAGGCGCCGGTGCTGGAAGCCGCGTTGCCGCACTGCCGCACGGTGATCGTGCCGGGGCAGGAGCACTCGGTGCTGGTGGAGGCGCCCAAGGTGATGCGTGAGCTGCTGCTGGACTGGCTGGCCGGACACGGGGCGAAGGTCGGGGTGTGAGAGTACTTTTTGTGGTCCCGCCACTGTTCGGGCACGTCAACCCGACCATCGGGCTCGGCGCTGCGCTCTCCGCGCGCGGGCACCAGGTGGCCTGGGCGGGGCACGCCGAGTTCCTGCGGCAGCTCACCCCTGCGGCGGCGACGGTCTACGACTGCGCCACCCCGGCCGAGGTCGAGGAGCGGCCGGCCGACCTGCGCGGGCCGGGGGCGCTGAAGTTCCTGTGGGAGAAGTTCCTGGTGCCGCTGGCCGAGTCGATGCTGCCGGATGTGGAGGCCGCGATCGGGGAGTTCCAGCCGGATCTGCTCGTGGTGGACCAGCAGGCGATGGCCGGCGCGCTGGCCGCGCTGCGGCTCGGGCTGCCCTGGGCGACCTCGGCGACCACCTCCGCGGAGTTCACCGATCCGTTGCGCGGCATGCCGAAGGTCGTGGAATGGGTCCAGGAGACCATGGCCGGGATGCGGGCGCGGGCGGCGGTGGCCGGGAAGACCGACCTGCGCTACTCCCCGCACCTCACCCTCGCCTTCACCACCAGGGAACTGGTGGGAGAGCTGGACTCCGCCTTCGACCGGGTCGCCTTCGTCGGCCCGTCGATCACCGAACGTCCTGACAGCACACCGTTTCCGTGGGAACGACTGGATGAGCGGGCGAAGGTGCTGATCAGTCTCGGCACTGCCAACGCCGACGCCGGGGAACGGTTCCTGCGCGCGGCCGCCGAGGCCATGGGCGAGCTGGCCGACCGGGTCCAGGCCGTGCTGGTCGACCCCGCGGGCACGGTGACCTCGGTGCCGGACAACGTGATCACCGCGACCAGGGTGCCGCAGCTGGCGCTGCTGCCCAAGGTCGACGCGGTGGTCTGCCACGCCGGGCACAACACCGTCTGCGAGTCCCTCAGCCACGGCCTGCCGCTGGTGGTGGCGCCGATCAGGGACGACCAGCCGGTGATCGCGCAACAGGTCGCCGACGCCGGAGCGGGCATCCGCCTGCGGTTCACCAGGGCCGGTGCCGCGCACATCAGGGACGCGGTCGCCACCGTGCTCGACGAGCCGGGTTACCGCGAGGCCGCCCGCCGCCTCGCCCAGTCCTTCACCGCCGCGGGCGGCTCGCAGGCCGCCGCGCTGCGCCTGGAGCAGCTCGCCGCACCCATCGCCATCGGAAGGATCTCCGAGTGAGCCCGCGTTCCACTGCCCGGACCTGGCTGCGCCGTGGCGTCCAGGCCGCGCTCCTGGCCGGTCTGGTGCTCGACACCGCCGCGCTGCGCCGTCGCCTGGCCGGTCTGCGCACCCTGCCGGAACGCCCGGCCCCCGGCGACGACCGGTACCGCCTGCTGCACGCCGACGGCGTCACCGTGGACGGCCCCACCCTCAACGCCGCCCGCGCGCACGCCAAGGCCGAGGGCCTGTGCGCGCTGGAACTGGTGCCGAGGGACCTGCCCACCGCGCAGGCCATGGACCTGCTGCGCACCGTGGACCCGGCCAACTACCGCACCGACCGGCAGGCCAGGGGCGCGGGCGCCTGGCACGCGGTGCTCGCCGACGACGGCGTGCTGCACGCCGCGGGCTACCCGGCGGGACACGGCGGCCGGGACGCCGCCGAGCTCGGCCACGCCGCGGCCAAGCTCAAGCTGCACGCCCCCGACAGCACCGACCTGGTGGTCAGCCCCCGGCTGACCAGCTCGCCGGAGATCGTCGAGGACGACGCCCGGATCCTGGCCCGCTACCACGGCCGCAAGACCGCCGGCGAGCTCGGCCCCCGGCTGGGCTGGCTGGCCGTCATGGCCGGCAGCTCGGTGCTCGGTCCCGGCTGGACGGCCGCGCTGCTGGCCGCCTGGTCCGCCCAGCCCGCGGTGGTCTTCGCCGGCAGCCGCAGCCTCAAGCCGGTCGACCTGCTCTCCTACAGCGTGCGCCGGGTCGTCGCCGAGCCGAAACGCCTGCTGGCCGCCATCTCCGAGGCCCGACTGTCCACTTCGGACGATCCGGACCCGGTGACCAGGCTGCGCCCGGCCTACCTGGCCGAGCTGGCCGACGGGGTGGCCAAGTTCTTCGAGCCGCGCCGCACCGACTGCCCGTGGTGCGGCAGCACCGACCTGGCCACCCACCTCCGGCTGCCGGACCTGTTGCAGCACAAGCCCGGCGAGTTCACCCTGGACCGCTGCCGGGCCTGCACGCACATCTTCCAGAACCCGCGGCTGACCATCGCCGGACTGGACTTCTACTACCGCGACTTCTACGACGGCCTCGGCGAGGACAAGCTGGACAAGCTCTTCGCCGCGCGCGGAGTCGCCTACCAGCCGCGCGCGGAGATGCTGCGGCCCTTCGCCGAACCGGAGTCCTGGCTGGACGTGGGCACCGGGCACGGGCACTTCTGCAACGCCGCCCGCCAGGTGTGGCCGCAGACCACCTTCGACGGCCTGGACATCACCGAGGGCGTGGAGCTGGCCGAGCACCGCGGCTGGGTCGACCGCGGCTACCGGGGCCTGTTCCCGGAGCTGGCCGCCGAGATCCACGAGAGCTACGACGTGGTCAGCATGTACCACTACCTGGAGCACAGCCGCGACCCGCGCCAGGAGCTGGAGGCCGCGCTCAAGGTGCTCAAGCCCGGCGGCCACCTGATGATCGAGGTGCCGGACCCGGAGTCCCGCTGGGGCAAGCTGCTCGGCAAGTGGTGGCTGCCCTGGCTCCAGCCCCAGCACCTGCACTTCGTGCCCATCGGCAACCTGCGCGCCGCCCTGTCCGAGATGGGCTTCACCGTGGTCGCCGAACAACGCGGCGAACCCCACGAACCCCTCGACCTCGTCGGCGCCGCCTGGAACGCGGTCAACCACTACGCCCCCCGCGACAACGTGCCCTGGGCGCCCCAGCCACCGACCCCCGGCGCCAGGGCCGGACGGACCGCGACGATGATCGCGGCGGCCCCGGCGCTGGTCACCGCGGCGCTGACCGACCGGCTGCTCTCCCCGCTGTCGAAGAAGTACGGCGCCTCCAGCGCCTACCGGCTGCTCGCCCGCAAGGACTGACCGGCGTGACCCCGGGCGGCCTCACCCGCCCGGGGTCACCAGCCGGAACCGCTGCGCCAGCACCAGCGTGTCGTCATCCACGGTGAAGCCGGGATCACCCAGCTCCGCGCGCACCTGCGGGCTGTGCCAGAACTCCTCGTGCCCGGTCCGCCACTGGGCCACGGTCTCGTCGCCCTCGCCTTCGTCCAGCACGTGCTGGAGATCGACCTCGGCCAGCCGCAGCACCCGCACCCCGGTGATCTCGATCACCCCTACCGACCGGCCGGCGGAGTCCAGCACCGCCCGCCGCTGCCCTGCCTCCGGCAGCGGGGTGCCGGTGCGCTGGTAGCTCAGCAGCAGCGCTGAGGTGGAGGTTTTCGCGCCGGCGAGGATCGCGGCCACCAGGCGGTCGCGCAACGGGCCCGGGAAGCCGAACTCCGCGGCGGGCAGCTCGTGCTCGGTCATGCCGGGAGCCTAGGCGTCAACCGAACGGTCGATCGGGCCCGCGGGCTGCGCTAGCGTCCTAGCGGGTGGCGAACAGGTCGATGCCGTTGCCGTCGGGGTCCTCGACCACGGCGTAGCGCTGGCCCCAGAACGCGTCGAACGGGGTCAGCTCGCTCTTGTGGCCCAGGCCGGTCAGGCGGTCGTGCAGCTCGTCCACCTCGGCCGGGGTGTCCAGCTGGAAGGCCAGGCTGATCCGGCCGCGGCCCTTCGGCGGGGTGAAGTCCGGGGTGAACGAGGCGACCGTGGCCTCGGTGTCCCAGGCCAGCTTGAGGCCGCCGGGCAGCTCGTGCTCCACGTGCGGCTCGGCGTCGGCCGAGGCGGGCAGCGCCAGCCCCAGTTCCCGGTAGAACGCCAGCGACCTGGCCATGTCGGCGACCAGGATCTCGACCACGGCGAAACGCGGTGTCATGTGCTTCCTCCTTGACGGGTCGGCCCCACGCTAGGCCGTCCGGGCGACTACCGTCTTGAACGAAACGGCCAGCCAGCCGACCGGCCGGGAGGCGCCGATGAGTGGGTACCGGGAGTACCGCCCGGATGGCGCACTGCGCGCGCACGCGGCCTGCCTGTGGGCCGACCGGACCGGCGGGCAGGCCAGGGCGCAGCGGGTGCTGCCGGATGGCTGCATGGACCTGTTGTGGCTGCACGGGCGGCTGGTGGTGGTCGGCGCGGACACCGGGTGGCGGCTGGCCCAGCTGCCGCCCGGCGGCCTGGTGGTGGGCCTGCGGCTGCGGCCGGGCGCCGGTGCGCTGCTGCTCGGCCGGACCCCGGCGGAACAGCTGCGGGACCGGACCGTGGACGTCGAGGACCTGTGGGGTGCGCGCGGGCTGGCCGAGCGGTTCGACGGCGAACCCGGCGTCCGGACCATCGGCCGGCTTGTGCAACGGATTGCGATCGGGCGACTACCGGAGGCCGGTGCGCTGGATCCGGTGGTGATGACAGCCAGCCGGGCTCTTGACGTGCCCAATCCTTTATCGGTATTGGCGCTGGCCGACCGGCTCGGCGTGTCCGAACGAAGCCTGCGCCGCCGGGTCGGGGCCGCGGTCGGATACGGTCCGAAAACACTGGCGCGAATCCTGCGCTTCCAGCGAGTTCTGCGTGACAACCAGGGCAACCTGGCCGATCGGGCGGCCGCGCACGGCTACGCCGACCAGGCTCACCTGGCCCGCGAGTTCCGCCGGCTGGCCGGACATCCGCCCAGCTCACCGCCCGGACAGTGACGTGATCGGCACGCACCGGCGCCGACTCTACTTCCGTTGATGTCGGAAATGCCCTATCGGGCAACAAGTTTCGCATCACATCGGTGAATCGGCGTGCCGTTCGTGGCCGCCCCGGCCGGGTTTCTGCCAGAATGGTGTCATCTCCCCGATCTCGGGAGCACCTGCCCGCAGGTGGGAACGGTAACTGAGAGAGTTGATCCAGTGACCTTTGATGCCGAGACCGTTGTGGCATGGGCTGAACTGCCCACCGCGGAACTCCGTGTGAATGCCCAGCGCCTCGCCGCGGCCCGTCTTCCGGCACAGCATCCCTTGTGGACGGTCATCCGGGAACGCCCCGCGCTGGCGGCCAAGCTGCGCAGTGCCTTCTCCGGACTGCTCGTCACGATCAAGGGCAGCCGGGACGAGCACATGCAGCGGCTGTGGATCACCGCGGCGCGCAACGCGATCGACGCGAAGACCGCGCCGGAGCAGAAGCCGGTGGCCGCCGCGCCGAAGACCGAGCAGCCCGTCGCGGCCGCGCCCGCGCGTCCGGCGCCGCAGCCCGAGGTGCGGCACGTGCCGGTGCAGCAGCCGCAGTTCGGGCCGCCGCCGCCGGCCACGCCGTCGCGCTCCGCGGCGCCGATCCCCCAGGTCGTGTTCCAGGAACCGTGACCAGCGGGCGCGCGGCCGAATCGTCCATTGTGGACGATCGAGGCCGCGCGCACCCGGTCACCCGACTCGATCGGGCGGTAACCGGCGCGACACGCTGACGATGATCGGGTTCGCGGCCCTGGCGGCGCAGGATTCTTGACATGTCGCCACGTCGTCGCTGGATCCGCCGCCTGGTGCACGCCGCCGTCCTGGGCTTGCTCGCCGCCGACACCGCGCAGCTGCGCAGGCGGCTGGCCGCCCTGCCGGTGCTGCGCGAGCAGCTCGGCCCGGCGCACGAGGGCGCGGTGGCCGTCGCCGAGGGCGTCACCCTGACCGCGGCCACCATGGCCGCCGCGCAGGCGCACCGGCACCGCGAACAGCTCGCCAGCCTCGACCTGGTGCCCGCCGACCTGCCCACCGCGCAGGCCCTTGACCTGCTGCGGGAGGTCGATCCGGCCACCTGCCGACTGGACCGGCTGACCGCGGGCCGCACCGCGGCGCACGCCATCGCCGCCGACGCCGACCTGCTCGCCGAGGTCGGCCTGTCCGCCCGGCCCAGCGCCCCCGAGCTGGCCACGGCCGCGCTGGAGCTCAAGCTGCACGCCCCGGCCGACACCGCCTGCGCGGTCGCCCCCGGCCTGGCCGCCGCCCCCGCCGTGCGCGCCCAGGACGCCGCCGTCCAGCAGGCCGCGCACGGTCCCGGCCTGGCACTGCACCTGCTGCTGCGCGCCGCGGTGCTGACCGCGCTGGCCGCCACCGCGCTGACCGGCCGCAAGTGGGCGGCCGGGCTGCTGGCCGCCTGGTCGGCGCAGCCGCTGCTGGTCTTCGCGGGCAGCCGTGGGCTCAGGCCGGCCGACCTGCCGCGCGCCTGCCTGACCAGGGTGGTGGCCGAGCCCGCCCGGCTGGTGCGCACCCTGGTGGCCACCGCCCCGGCCCGCGCCGAGCGCACCGCCGCGATCGCCACCAGCCGGATCGCCTACCGCGCTGACCTGGCCGCGGGCACCGGCCGCTTCTTCCACCGGCCGCGCCGGGACTGCCCGTGGTGCGGCTCGGCGCAGCTGCGGCGCAGGCTGGTGGCCACCGACCTGCACACGCACAAGCCCGGCCGGTTCGTCCTGGACGAGTGCCGCGGCTGCGGGCACGTCTTCCAGAACCCCCGGCTCACCGAGGCCGGACTGGAGTTCTACTACCGGGACGCCTACGACGGGCTCAACGAGCACGCCGTGCAGTCGGTGTTCGCCACCCGCCGCGAGTACTTCCTCAGCCAGGCCCGTTCGCTGCTGCGGCACGGCAAACCCGAGCGCTGGCTGGACGTCGGCACCGGGCACGGCCACTTCTGCAACCAGGCCAAGGAGATCTGGCCGCAGACCAGCTTCGACGGGCTCGACCTCAGCAGCGGGGTGGAGCTGGCGCGGCGGCGCGGGATCCTCGAGCACGCCTACCGCGGCCTGTTCCCCGACCTGGCGCCGACGCTGGCCGGTCGCTATGACGCGGTGAGCATGTTCCACTACCTGGAGCACGCCACCGACCCGGTCGGCGAGCTGCGCGCCGCGCACCTGGCGCTGCGGCCCGGTGGTCACCTGGTGATCGAGGTGCCCGATCCGGACTGCCGGTTCAGCAGGCTGCTCGGCCGGTTCTGGGGTGGCTGGCTCCAGCCCCAGCACCTGCACATGTACCCGATGCGCAACCTGCGCGCCAAGCTCACCGAACTGGGCTTCACCGTGGTCGGCGCCCAGCGCCGCGAGGCGGGCGCGCCGGACCTGACGGTGGCCGCCTGGCTGCTGGCCAACCACCTGGCGCCCCGGGCGGACCAGCCGTGGCAGGACCGGGCGCCCGGCGCGGCACAGCGGGTGCTCAGGGGCGCGGCGCTGACCGCGGCCACCCCGGTGCTGCTCGCGGCCGCGGCGGCCGACCGGCTGCTGGAGCCCGCGGCCGAGGGCTTGCGCATCTGCAACGCCTACCGGCTGATCGCCCGCCGGGACTGACCACTATGGACAGACGAGCGGAGTACGCCGCCGAGCTGGCCGAGGGCCTGGCCAGGTTCTTCCAACCGCGACGGGCCACCTGCCCCTGGTGCGGCTCGACCCGGATCACGCTGCTGCTGCGCAGCCCGGACCTGGTGCAGCGCAAGCCGGGCCGCTTCCAGCTGGACCGCTGCGCCGACTGCGCGCACGTCTTCCAGAACCCCTGCCTGTCCGCCGCGGGCCTGGCCTTCTACTACCGCGACTTCTACGACGGCCTCGGCGAGCGGATGATGGACGTCACCTTCAGCGTGCAGGCCCGCACCTACCGGGAACGCGCCGCGCTGGTCGTGCCGCACGCCGACCCGGCCAGCTGGCTGGACGTCGGCTGCGGGCACGGCCACTTCTGCCGCACCGCGCGCAAGGTGTTGCCGCGCACCAGCTTCGACGGCCTGGACTTCGGCGGCGGGGTGGAGCTGGCCCGCGACCGGGGCTGGATCCGGCGCGGCTACCGCGGCGAGTTCCCCGCGCTGGCCGCGGAGCTGGCCGAGCGCTACGACGTGGTCAGCATGCACCACTACCTGGAGCACAGCACCGACCCGCGGCGCGAGCTGGTGGCCGCGCTGAAGGTGCTGCGCCCCGGCGGCCTGCTGCTGGTCGAGGTGCCGGACCCGGAGTCGGCTTGGGCCAGGCTCACCGGCCGCTACTGGATCGGCTGGCTGCAGCCACAGCACCTGCACTTCGCGCCGAGGGCGAATCTGCGCGCCGCGCTCACCGAGCTGGGCTTCACCGTGCTCAGCGAGTCCACCGACGACCCGGCCCACTCCCACGGCCTGCCCACCGCGATGATGCAGATCTCCGGCGAGCTGGTCCCACCGCCGGAGCGCCCCTGGCTGCCGCGCCCCACCCGGACCAGGCGACTCGCCCGGGCCCTCGGCCTGCTGGTCTCCGTGCCGCTGATCGCCCTGGCCGTGGTGGCCGGCTGGCTGCTCGGCCCACTGGCCCGCCGCTACCGGCTGCACCACAACTACCGGCTGGTCGCCCGCAAGAGCTGAACTACTCCAGTCAGCCCCTGGTGTAATTGGACTAGACCAGACAGCATGACAATCGTTGTCTCCCAGCCCTTCCGCCGCCGCGGGGGACCTTCGAGCTTCCCTGACATCGAAGGACGAGGCCATGATCAAACGCGGACAAGGGCTGCTCCTGCTCGCCCTGGTGCCCATGCTGCTCACCGTGCTCGGCGCCCAACCTGCCGCCGCCCACGGCACCATGCTGTCCCCGGTCAGCCGCGCCTACCAGTGCCGCTGGCACGAGAACCCGGAAAACCCCACCTCAGCCGCCTGCAAAGCCGCCGTGACCACCGGCGGCACCCAGGCCTTCTACGACTGGCACGAGGTCAACCTGGCCAACGCCGCCGGCAACCACCGCACCCTCATCCCCAACGGCAAACTCTGCAGCGCAGGCCGCGACAAGTACCGTGGCCTGGACCTGGCCCGCACCGACTGGGCCACCACCCAGCTGACGGCAGGCGCCGCGGTGAGCTGGCAGTACCGGGCCGCGGTACCCCACCGCGGGCACTTCGAGCTGTACGTCACCCGCAACGGCTACAACCCGGGCTCGCCACTCCAGTGGTCCGATCTGGAGCGGTTCCACACACAGGCGGATCCGCCGTTGGTGAATGGGAGCTATCAGCTGAGCGCGCGGTTGCCGGCGGGGAAGAGCGGACGACACCTGATCTACTCGATCTGGCAGCGCTCGGACAGTCCGGAGGCGTTCTACACCTGCTCGGACGTGAACTTCCGCTGAGCCGTGAGAGCCGCTGCGCCTGTTTCGGCGCAGCGGCTCTTCTCAGCCCTTGAGGGTGGCGAGCACCATCTCGCCGATGGCGGTGGCTCGCGGACACGGATTGTTTCGGTCCGGCGCGCCTACTGACAACGAGACG from Crossiella sp. CA-258035 harbors:
- a CDS encoding class I SAM-dependent methyltransferase codes for the protein MSPRRRWIRRLVHAAVLGLLAADTAQLRRRLAALPVLREQLGPAHEGAVAVAEGVTLTAATMAAAQAHRHREQLASLDLVPADLPTAQALDLLREVDPATCRLDRLTAGRTAAHAIAADADLLAEVGLSARPSAPELATAALELKLHAPADTACAVAPGLAAAPAVRAQDAAVQQAAHGPGLALHLLLRAAVLTALAATALTGRKWAAGLLAAWSAQPLLVFAGSRGLRPADLPRACLTRVVAEPARLVRTLVATAPARAERTAAIATSRIAYRADLAAGTGRFFHRPRRDCPWCGSAQLRRRLVATDLHTHKPGRFVLDECRGCGHVFQNPRLTEAGLEFYYRDAYDGLNEHAVQSVFATRREYFLSQARSLLRHGKPERWLDVGTGHGHFCNQAKEIWPQTSFDGLDLSSGVELARRRGILEHAYRGLFPDLAPTLAGRYDAVSMFHYLEHATDPVGELRAAHLALRPGGHLVIEVPDPDCRFSRLLGRFWGGWLQPQHLHMYPMRNLRAKLTELGFTVVGAQRREAGAPDLTVAAWLLANHLAPRADQPWQDRAPGAAQRVLRGAALTAATPVLLAAAAADRLLEPAAEGLRICNAYRLIARRD
- a CDS encoding phosphopantetheine-binding protein; translation: MTPEAVLSDITVMLHKVLGEYGFDEVEVRMESTFHDDLELESIDLVALAAELQERYGSRVNFAEFIAELELEEIIALTVGQLVDYVVGALDGGN
- a CDS encoding class I SAM-dependent methyltransferase, coding for MSPRSTARTWLRRGVQAALLAGLVLDTAALRRRLAGLRTLPERPAPGDDRYRLLHADGVTVDGPTLNAARAHAKAEGLCALELVPRDLPTAQAMDLLRTVDPANYRTDRQARGAGAWHAVLADDGVLHAAGYPAGHGGRDAAELGHAAAKLKLHAPDSTDLVVSPRLTSSPEIVEDDARILARYHGRKTAGELGPRLGWLAVMAGSSVLGPGWTAALLAAWSAQPAVVFAGSRSLKPVDLLSYSVRRVVAEPKRLLAAISEARLSTSDDPDPVTRLRPAYLAELADGVAKFFEPRRTDCPWCGSTDLATHLRLPDLLQHKPGEFTLDRCRACTHIFQNPRLTIAGLDFYYRDFYDGLGEDKLDKLFAARGVAYQPRAEMLRPFAEPESWLDVGTGHGHFCNAARQVWPQTTFDGLDITEGVELAEHRGWVDRGYRGLFPELAAEIHESYDVVSMYHYLEHSRDPRQELEAALKVLKPGGHLMIEVPDPESRWGKLLGKWWLPWLQPQHLHFVPIGNLRAALSEMGFTVVAEQRGEPHEPLDLVGAAWNAVNHYAPRDNVPWAPQPPTPGARAGRTATMIAAAPALVTAALTDRLLSPLSKKYGASSAYRLLARKD
- a CDS encoding VOC family protein, coding for MTPRFAVVEILVADMARSLAFYRELGLALPASADAEPHVEHELPGGLKLAWDTEATVASFTPDFTPPKGRGRISLAFQLDTPAEVDELHDRLTGLGHKSELTPFDAFWGQRYAVVEDPDGNGIDLFATR
- a CDS encoding class I SAM-dependent methyltransferase, coding for MDRRAEYAAELAEGLARFFQPRRATCPWCGSTRITLLLRSPDLVQRKPGRFQLDRCADCAHVFQNPCLSAAGLAFYYRDFYDGLGERMMDVTFSVQARTYRERAALVVPHADPASWLDVGCGHGHFCRTARKVLPRTSFDGLDFGGGVELARDRGWIRRGYRGEFPALAAELAERYDVVSMHHYLEHSTDPRRELVAALKVLRPGGLLLVEVPDPESAWARLTGRYWIGWLQPQHLHFAPRANLRAALTELGFTVLSESTDDPAHSHGLPTAMMQISGELVPPPERPWLPRPTRTRRLARALGLLVSVPLIALAVVAGWLLGPLARRYRLHHNYRLVARKS
- a CDS encoding helix-turn-helix transcriptional regulator codes for the protein MSGYREYRPDGALRAHAACLWADRTGGQARAQRVLPDGCMDLLWLHGRLVVVGADTGWRLAQLPPGGLVVGLRLRPGAGALLLGRTPAEQLRDRTVDVEDLWGARGLAERFDGEPGVRTIGRLVQRIAIGRLPEAGALDPVVMTASRALDVPNPLSVLALADRLGVSERSLRRRVGAAVGYGPKTLARILRFQRVLRDNQGNLADRAAAHGYADQAHLAREFRRLAGHPPSSPPGQ
- a CDS encoding alpha/beta hydrolase produces the protein MQANGIRMHVQRMAAKNTTVAEPPTVVFVHGLGTDSLASFYFTLAGPVAAAGHQVVAYDLRGHGRSERAEHGYRVSDAVADLAALLDELEITGPVHLVGNSYGGTVSFSFAATHPARVASILVIESEPTSQAWSVKMAETLGRAREQLQQAEALEWITENRGGHTSKLAKAAGRMLHATAIADELPTGPVLTAEQVAGITAPVLAVYGSESDLAEQAPVLEAALPHCRTVIVPGQEHSVLVEAPKVMRELLLDWLAGHGAKVGV
- a CDS encoding ASCH domain-containing protein — protein: MTEHELPAAEFGFPGPLRDRLVAAILAGAKTSTSALLLSYQRTGTPLPEAGQRRAVLDSAGRSVGVIEITGVRVLRLAEVDLQHVLDEGEGDETVAQWRTGHEEFWHSPQVRAELGDPGFTVDDDTLVLAQRFRLVTPGG
- a CDS encoding glycosyltransferase gives rise to the protein MRVLFVVPPLFGHVNPTIGLGAALSARGHQVAWAGHAEFLRQLTPAAATVYDCATPAEVEERPADLRGPGALKFLWEKFLVPLAESMLPDVEAAIGEFQPDLLVVDQQAMAGALAALRLGLPWATSATTSAEFTDPLRGMPKVVEWVQETMAGMRARAAVAGKTDLRYSPHLTLAFTTRELVGELDSAFDRVAFVGPSITERPDSTPFPWERLDERAKVLISLGTANADAGERFLRAAAEAMGELADRVQAVLVDPAGTVTSVPDNVITATRVPQLALLPKVDAVVCHAGHNTVCESLSHGLPLVVAPIRDDQPVIAQQVADAGAGIRLRFTRAGAAHIRDAVATVLDEPGYREAARRLAQSFTAAGGSQAAALRLEQLAAPIAIGRISE